One segment of Nostoc flagelliforme CCNUN1 DNA contains the following:
- a CDS encoding response regulator transcription factor has protein sequence MVIKIMHESPKKILVIEDDNVTRNLYLMGLEAKGFDTIGADNGLAGIQQAQEHIPDLVICDITMPDMDGYSVLNTLRQDPVTAIIPFIFLTGSSTKADVRKAMELGADDYLTKPSTLDELLRAIAIRLQKQATLQYWWAMKLEKAPQSVFADHTTAIAVGVGVDDSEAVATLGASASGTEASARESSVREAPDTEIMIPSKSIFPYIPQLKEVFDFIEANYHLGITLCDVAVAVGYSPAYLTNRVAKQTGETVNCWIVKRRMAGARFLLQNNDQTVEKIAKALGYQDVSHFSRQFRQHHGLPPQAWRKEHQLVSQKQVKLWQNC, from the coding sequence ATGGTAATAAAAATTATGCATGAATCACCAAAGAAAATTCTCGTTATTGAAGATGATAACGTTACCCGCAATCTTTATTTAATGGGTCTTGAGGCTAAAGGTTTTGATACGATAGGTGCTGATAACGGTCTTGCTGGTATCCAACAAGCACAAGAGCATATACCTGACTTAGTAATTTGCGATATTACAATGCCTGATATGGATGGTTATAGCGTTTTAAATACGTTACGCCAAGATCCTGTTACAGCAATTATTCCTTTCATTTTTCTGACTGGTAGTAGTACCAAAGCAGATGTTCGCAAAGCTATGGAATTAGGAGCAGACGATTATCTTACTAAACCCTCTACACTAGATGAATTACTCAGAGCGATCGCTATTCGTTTGCAAAAGCAAGCTACTCTCCAATACTGGTGGGCTATGAAGTTGGAAAAAGCTCCACAATCAGTATTTGCAGATCATACTACAGCGATCGCTGTTGGCGTTGGCGTTGACGATAGCGAAGCGGTAGCGACGTTAGGAGCGTCAGCCTCCGGTACAGAAGCCTCTGCTAGAGAATCCTCTGTCAGAGAAGCCCCTGATACAGAAATCATGATCCCTTCCAAGTCAATTTTTCCCTACATTCCCCAATTAAAAGAAGTTTTTGACTTTATCGAAGCTAATTATCATCTAGGAATTACTTTGTGTGATGTGGCTGTTGCTGTTGGTTACTCACCTGCTTATTTGACTAACAGAGTAGCAAAGCAAACAGGTGAGACTGTAAACTGTTGGATTGTCAAACGCCGGATGGCGGGAGCACGTTTTCTGCTCCAAAATAATGATCAGACAGTCGAGAAGATAGCGAAAGCATTGGGCTATCAGGATGTGTCTCATTTCTCCCGTCAGTTTCGCCAACATCACGGTTTACCTCCCCAAGCTTGGCGCAAAGAGCATCAACTTGTATCACAAAAACAGGTAAAACTTTGGCAAAATTGCTGA
- a CDS encoding scytonemin biosynthesis sensor histidine kinase, which yields MNSGDYTLARSNNQWVLQPEVEMKFAHFLINHAVDAAFCLGENAQFLYVNDATCRMTEYSREELLSMRLHDIDVDFSLHNWSDISSQNSLTFKSRYRTKRGRIFLVEISISHVKQQDMEFGCAFAREISDEIVELSVQKWTDELRDAKDNLQQEFSQLKAKEVELETSLSLLRSTLESTAIGIVAVNFEGDILSLNQKFVDMWQIPESLILSKKCPRCKDFFENQLKDPQAFSRLIWEVSSQSDFESYDILELKDGRVFAHYSKPQWLDSKIIGRVWSIWDITESKRTEEALRLNAARFRTLAETTDVSTFLIQGTRLCYINPAVEQLTGYTKEELLTGFNIRRLIKSKKGRQIRKQGEAANFEYQEMSILTKNGTERWLACAVAILDGGLDFGGKPVEMVAGIDITDYKYAELGLNQALEQAKQLSELRARFLSMVCHQFRTPLNIVSFSNSLLKEEVDKRTQKKIQPLLDHIQKATEQLSQMLDDILFFSKAEAAKINFEPKPLELVEFCNDLVAQMQMSVSQTPINFVSQYSSLIACIDKKLLEPILKNLLDNAIKYSPSHIAIDLKLSCKNEKVIFQVKDRGIGISIADQQRIFEPFYRGTNIDSIPGTGLGLSILKTLVDLHHGQVFVESQVDVGTTFTVILPLIKSEFSSSEL from the coding sequence ATGAATTCTGGCGATTATACATTAGCTAGATCAAACAATCAATGGGTGCTACAACCAGAAGTAGAGATGAAGTTTGCTCACTTCCTAATAAATCACGCTGTAGATGCTGCCTTCTGTTTAGGAGAAAACGCACAGTTTCTCTACGTCAATGATGCTACTTGCCGGATGACTGAGTATTCCCGTGAGGAATTACTTTCCATGAGGCTGCATGATATAGATGTAGATTTTTCTCTACACAATTGGTCAGATATTAGCTCCCAGAATTCCCTTACCTTTAAATCTCGCTACCGGACAAAAAGAGGTCGGATATTTTTGGTAGAAATATCCATTAGCCATGTAAAACAACAAGATATGGAATTTGGCTGTGCTTTTGCTCGTGAGATAAGTGATGAAATAGTAGAACTGAGCGTGCAAAAGTGGACTGATGAATTAAGGGATGCCAAAGACAATTTACAACAGGAATTTTCTCAACTCAAGGCAAAAGAAGTAGAACTAGAAACATCTCTTTCTTTACTTCGTTCTACTCTCGAATCAACTGCCATTGGTATTGTTGCAGTTAACTTTGAGGGAGATATTCTGAGCTTGAATCAGAAATTTGTGGATATGTGGCAGATACCGGAGTCCCTAATACTATCTAAGAAATGCCCTCGATGCAAAGACTTTTTTGAGAACCAACTTAAAGATCCCCAAGCCTTTAGTCGGCTGATTTGGGAAGTATCTAGCCAATCTGATTTCGAGAGCTACGACATTCTGGAGTTGAAAGATGGAAGAGTTTTTGCACACTATTCTAAGCCTCAGTGGCTCGATAGCAAAATTATTGGTAGAGTCTGGAGTATTTGGGACATTACTGAATCGAAACGAACTGAAGAAGCATTGCGGCTGAATGCAGCTAGATTTCGGACTTTAGCAGAAACAACAGATGTTAGCACTTTTCTGATTCAAGGCACGCGACTTTGCTACATAAATCCAGCAGTAGAGCAACTCACTGGCTACACAAAAGAGGAACTGCTAACAGGCTTTAATATTCGCAGACTGATTAAAAGCAAAAAAGGCAGGCAGATACGTAAGCAGGGTGAAGCAGCTAACTTTGAATATCAGGAGATGAGTATTCTGACAAAAAACGGTACGGAGCGCTGGCTAGCTTGCGCGGTTGCAATACTGGATGGAGGGCTGGATTTTGGTGGAAAACCAGTAGAAATGGTTGCAGGCATCGATATTACCGATTACAAATATGCAGAATTAGGTCTTAACCAAGCTTTAGAACAAGCAAAACAACTTAGCGAACTGAGAGCGCGTTTTCTTTCTATGGTTTGCCATCAATTCCGTACACCACTGAATATTGTTTCATTTTCTAATAGCTTATTAAAGGAAGAAGTAGACAAACGTACACAGAAGAAAATACAACCACTACTAGATCACATTCAAAAAGCTACCGAACAACTTAGTCAGATGTTGGATGATATTTTGTTCTTCTCTAAAGCAGAAGCAGCAAAAATAAACTTTGAACCAAAACCACTGGAGTTAGTTGAGTTTTGTAATGATTTAGTTGCCCAAATGCAGATGAGCGTTAGCCAAACTCCAATTAATTTTGTAAGTCAATATAGCTCTTTAATAGCCTGCATAGATAAAAAACTGTTAGAGCCAATTTTGAAAAATTTGCTTGACAATGCAATAAAGTATTCTCCCTCGCACATTGCGATTGATTTGAAACTTTCTTGCAAAAATGAGAAAGTAATTTTTCAGGTTAAAGATAGGGGGATCGGTATTTCAATAGCAGATCAGCAACGAATATTTGAGCCATTTTACCGTGGTACTAATATTGATAGTATACCTGGTACTGGATTAGGGCTATCAATTCTTAAAACCCTTGTAGATTTACATCACGGTCAAGTATTTGTAGAAAGTCAAGTTGATGTAGGTACTACATTTACTGTGATTTTGCCATTAATCAAATCAGAGTTTAGTAGTTCCGAGTTGTGA
- the scyA gene encoding scytonemin biosynthesis protein ScyA (ScyA, a thiamin diphosphate-dependent enzyme, performs an acyloin condensation during scytonemin biosythesis. It joins a molecule of indole-3-pyruvate to one of para-hydroxyphenylpyruvic acid.) gives MSQNYTGSNSPLITTEPYKEFPANRYVESVSDISRQVDESENNGGIEPFLNDETPPTLSVADAIAQMLVNLGVSYAFGVAGGAMASLWGALSNSSIDVLNFRHEAGAAFAATEAYFANNRPTVVFTTAGPGITNALTGLFAARGEGAKVILLSACTSAPQRGRWAIQETSTYTLPSGGIFTPGALFNYAITIESAAQLPQIFRKLALAMAQPGGFVAHLSIPTAVQTSLVDENISLPQLNVTPFPMTASKQAIAKSVELLSSGPFAIWVGFGARDAAEEIIELAERTGAAVMCSPRGKGIFPEDHPQFVGVTGLGGHASVLTYMEQQPPLRTLVLGTRLGEPTSFWSSALVPKGGFVHVDIDPEVPGVAYPHVETFGVRSDIKAFVEELLQQLPDAPDSTMPLPRPERKAIEPAPEVDYPVRPEVLMAAIQKIIVEDTDAVVMAECGNSFTWSTHLLQFSEANRYRVSTGVGAMGHAVTGVLGAALASNSKAVGIVGDGAMLMNNEISTAVKYKIPAIWIVLNDARYNMCHQGMKILGLKGADATLPPTNFAMIARGMGAEALVVVRESEIEAALQQAIASNAPFLIDVVIDADRPAPSGARNKSLAAQGVKSSSAKNPAKQVSFPMV, from the coding sequence ATGAGTCAAAACTATACTGGTTCAAACTCTCCTCTAATCACCACTGAGCCATACAAGGAATTTCCAGCAAACAGATATGTAGAATCTGTGTCTGACATTTCTCGTCAGGTTGATGAATCGGAAAATAATGGGGGAATTGAGCCTTTTTTAAACGACGAAACACCTCCAACGCTCTCAGTTGCCGATGCGATCGCTCAGATGTTGGTAAATTTGGGAGTAAGCTACGCTTTTGGTGTCGCAGGTGGTGCGATGGCAAGCCTTTGGGGTGCGCTGTCAAATAGCAGCATCGACGTGTTGAACTTCCGCCATGAAGCAGGAGCAGCATTTGCAGCGACCGAAGCATACTTTGCCAATAATCGCCCCACTGTAGTTTTTACCACAGCAGGTCCGGGGATCACAAATGCTCTTACCGGGTTATTTGCAGCTCGTGGTGAAGGTGCAAAGGTGATTTTGTTGTCGGCTTGTACCTCAGCACCGCAGCGTGGACGTTGGGCAATTCAAGAAACCAGCACTTACACATTGCCCAGTGGGGGAATTTTTACCCCAGGAGCCTTATTCAACTATGCAATCACTATTGAATCTGCCGCTCAACTACCGCAGATTTTCCGCAAACTTGCTTTGGCTATGGCGCAACCAGGCGGATTTGTCGCCCATTTGAGCATTCCCACCGCAGTGCAGACAAGTTTAGTTGATGAGAATATATCCTTGCCTCAACTAAATGTTACTCCGTTTCCGATGACTGCTTCTAAACAAGCGATCGCTAAATCTGTAGAGTTATTATCATCTGGTCCCTTTGCCATCTGGGTTGGTTTCGGTGCGCGTGACGCAGCAGAGGAAATCATTGAACTCGCTGAAAGAACCGGAGCAGCTGTCATGTGTTCACCTCGTGGTAAAGGTATCTTCCCTGAAGATCATCCCCAATTTGTGGGTGTTACAGGTTTAGGCGGTCATGCTTCCGTCTTAACTTATATGGAACAACAACCTCCACTACGCACACTCGTATTAGGAACCCGCCTTGGTGAACCGACTTCCTTCTGGAGTTCGGCGCTAGTTCCAAAAGGAGGTTTTGTCCATGTAGATATTGATCCCGAAGTCCCAGGTGTAGCCTATCCACACGTTGAAACTTTTGGAGTTCGGTCTGATATCAAAGCTTTTGTGGAAGAGTTGTTGCAGCAATTACCGGATGCTCCTGATTCCACAATGCCACTACCTCGTCCAGAACGCAAAGCAATTGAACCTGCACCAGAGGTAGATTATCCAGTGCGGCCAGAAGTATTGATGGCAGCAATTCAAAAGATCATTGTTGAAGATACCGATGCCGTAGTAATGGCAGAGTGTGGTAACTCCTTTACTTGGTCAACTCATCTACTCCAATTTTCCGAAGCCAATCGTTACCGAGTCAGCACCGGAGTTGGCGCAATGGGTCACGCCGTTACCGGAGTATTGGGTGCAGCGCTGGCAAGCAATAGCAAGGCTGTAGGGATTGTCGGCGATGGAGCAATGTTGATGAACAATGAAATCAGCACAGCCGTGAAATACAAAATTCCCGCAATCTGGATTGTACTCAACGATGCGCGTTACAACATGTGCCATCAAGGGATGAAAATCTTGGGATTAAAGGGCGCAGATGCAACACTTCCACCAACCAACTTTGCCATGATTGCTCGTGGTATGGGAGCAGAAGCGCTCGTAGTCGTCAGAGAGTCAGAGATCGAAGCAGCATTACAACAAGCGATCGCATCAAATGCTCCTTTTTTGATCGATGTAGTGATTGACGCTGATCGACCAGCACCATCTGGTGCACGTAATAAAAGTTTAGCAGCACAAGGAGTCAAATCAAGTTCGGCTAAAAATCCAGCCAAACAAGTTTCATTTCCAATGGTTTAA
- the scyB gene encoding tryptophan dehydrogenase ScyB, with protein MLLFETVREMGHEQVLFCHGKNPEIKAIIAIHDTTLGPAMGATRLLPYVNEEAALKDALRLSRGMTYKAACANIPAGGGKAVIIANPENKTDDLLRAYGRFVDSLNGRFITGQDVNITPGDVRTISQETKHVVGVSEKSGGPAPITSLGVFLGIKAAVESRWQSKRLDGMKVAVQGLGNVGKNLCRHLHEHDVKLFVSDVDPVKAEEAKRLFGATIVEPAEIYSLDVDIFAPCALGGILNSHTIPFLKASIIAGAANNQLENEQLHSQMLAKKGILYSPDYVINAGGLINVYNEMIGYDEEKAFKQVHNIYDTLLAIFDISKQQGITTNDAAKRLAEDRIQSGKRNRTKAIAA; from the coding sequence ATGCTGCTATTTGAAACTGTTAGAGAAATGGGTCACGAACAAGTTCTCTTCTGTCATGGTAAAAATCCCGAAATTAAGGCGATTATTGCTATCCATGACACGACCTTGGGCCCAGCGATGGGAGCAACAAGACTCTTGCCTTATGTCAATGAAGAAGCTGCTTTAAAAGATGCACTTCGTCTGAGTCGTGGGATGACATATAAAGCTGCATGTGCCAATATCCCGGCTGGTGGCGGAAAAGCAGTCATTATCGCTAATCCTGAAAATAAAACAGATGATCTGTTAAGAGCTTACGGACGTTTTGTTGATAGTTTGAATGGGCGTTTTATTACCGGACAAGATGTCAATATTACCCCCGGCGATGTGCGGACAATCAGCCAAGAAACGAAACATGTTGTTGGGGTATCAGAAAAATCTGGTGGCCCTGCTCCCATAACATCACTAGGAGTTTTTCTCGGAATTAAAGCTGCTGTAGAGTCCCGTTGGCAAAGCAAAAGACTTGATGGCATGAAAGTTGCAGTTCAAGGTTTAGGAAACGTAGGTAAAAACCTCTGCCGCCACTTACATGAGCATGATGTCAAACTTTTTGTTAGCGATGTAGATCCAGTAAAAGCGGAAGAAGCAAAACGGCTTTTTGGCGCAACTATTGTAGAACCCGCCGAAATTTATTCTCTTGATGTAGACATATTTGCTCCTTGCGCTTTAGGAGGAATTCTTAATAGCCATACAATTCCTTTCTTAAAAGCTTCTATTATTGCTGGTGCAGCGAATAATCAGTTGGAGAATGAGCAACTACATAGTCAAATGCTTGCCAAAAAAGGGATTCTTTACAGCCCTGATTATGTAATTAATGCCGGAGGGCTAATCAACGTTTACAACGAAATGATTGGCTATGACGAAGAAAAAGCTTTTAAGCAAGTGCATAACATTTATGACACACTACTAGCAATTTTTGATATTTCTAAACAGCAGGGAATTACTACCAACGATGCTGCTAAACGATTAGCGGAAGACCGAATTCAGAGCGGTAAACGAAACAGGACTAAAGCGATCGCAGCTTAA
- the scyC gene encoding scytonemin biosynthesis cyclase/decarboxylase ScyC (ScyC, an enzyme in the biosynthesis pathway for the cyanobacterial natural sunscreen scytonemin, performs a cyclization and decarboxylation on the compound ScyA produces.), which yields MEKNTFATSAYIATSPESAFEYLCSLKNLDEWTLYSRMKEQVDEDTWLGTASGYHKNLYYHVKKLENPLFYGIEWHCGLEYQKYFQVYPVLLFPTNYIEPGTDEKGVYFHWLSFVDPKRQTQMIMQGIHTVHTSECRSLKGNLERKAGLTSAAKGSHFIDTDTIYVDAPIEIGIEYLQNLQNIDEWAHLLRPNGEITSDSGEFKDEYDQKVKVSVRVHSLSKYYLLEQEHFYPDYEYYQRSVALLIPTAYAFADPEASGFILHRITFWKTDGTVTHGKLQIEDFGAESMNIKRLLEAKAGNLKSFDRGMSYLPKTPEALVTN from the coding sequence GTGGAAAAAAATACCTTTGCAACATCAGCTTACATTGCTACTTCACCAGAGAGCGCCTTTGAGTATCTTTGTAGTTTAAAAAACTTAGACGAATGGACGCTTTATAGCCGGATGAAAGAGCAAGTTGACGAAGATACCTGGCTCGGAACTGCGTCTGGTTATCACAAAAACCTCTATTATCACGTTAAAAAATTAGAAAACCCGCTTTTCTACGGCATTGAGTGGCACTGTGGATTAGAGTATCAGAAATATTTTCAGGTTTACCCAGTTTTGCTGTTTCCTACAAATTATATTGAGCCAGGAACAGATGAAAAAGGTGTATACTTCCATTGGTTGAGCTTTGTCGATCCCAAACGACAAACTCAGATGATTATGCAGGGAATTCACACGGTACATACTTCCGAGTGTCGTTCTCTCAAAGGTAATTTGGAACGCAAGGCTGGTCTAACCTCAGCAGCCAAAGGAAGCCACTTTATCGATACTGATACCATTTATGTTGATGCCCCAATTGAAATCGGCATTGAATATTTACAAAACCTACAGAACATAGATGAGTGGGCACATTTACTGCGGCCAAATGGTGAGATTACTTCTGATTCAGGTGAATTCAAAGATGAATATGACCAGAAGGTAAAAGTTTCCGTGCGGGTTCATAGTCTGAGCAAATACTACTTGCTTGAACAAGAACACTTTTATCCAGACTACGAATATTATCAGCGTTCTGTAGCGTTACTCATCCCAACCGCTTATGCTTTCGCTGATCCCGAAGCTTCAGGTTTCATCCTGCATCGAATCACATTCTGGAAAACAGATGGAACCGTCACCCACGGCAAACTTCAAATTGAAGACTTTGGCGCTGAGAGCATGAACATCAAACGTTTACTCGAAGCCAAAGCTGGAAACCTCAAATCATTTGACCGAGGAATGAGCTATTTACCAAAAACTCCAGAAGCACTAGTTACCAACTAA
- a CDS encoding ScyD/ScyE family protein, with translation MKLKQLTITILTFCVAAFSGIKAASAASFSVIADGLYNAGGLSFSPDGNLYVTEAGIGGSGGCVPPASGQGDSLCYGTSGAVTKIENGKTERILTGLSSLALPDGTGAAGPRDIKFDAQGKPYILIGYGANPAFRDRNLGNTDLGKIIAADFNTNTWKSVADLANYELANNPDGGDVGSNPLGFAINGNKLVAVDAGANNFLSVNADGSNLQAIVAFPQDILANPVFPPSGTPSNEPAQVPSQGEVVQSQFATQPVPSSVAKGPDGAYYVSQFTGFPFPEGGAKIYKVGADGKPTVYADGFTQLTDLEFDTEGNLYALQYANQSAWKGDFDGSVIKIAADGTRTTLLSGNGLESPSALTIGADGAVYVTNRGDRPGLGQVLRIENVKSVPEPSSALGILVIAAFGVGCLHKKRSY, from the coding sequence ATGAAACTGAAACAACTTACCATTACTATCCTCACTTTTTGTGTTGCCGCTTTTTCTGGGATCAAAGCTGCCTCAGCTGCATCCTTTTCAGTAATTGCCGACGGTCTATATAACGCCGGAGGTCTGAGCTTTAGCCCTGATGGTAATCTCTATGTTACAGAGGCGGGAATAGGGGGAAGTGGAGGTTGTGTTCCACCAGCAAGCGGTCAAGGTGATTCTTTATGCTATGGCACAAGTGGGGCAGTTACCAAAATTGAGAATGGTAAAACCGAACGCATACTTACAGGACTTTCTTCCTTAGCATTACCAGATGGTACTGGAGCCGCCGGGCCTCGTGATATCAAATTTGATGCTCAAGGTAAACCTTATATTCTAATTGGGTATGGCGCTAATCCAGCCTTTCGTGATCGCAATTTAGGTAACACCGACCTCGGTAAAATCATCGCTGCCGACTTTAATACCAATACCTGGAAGAGTGTTGCCGATTTAGCTAACTATGAACTCGCCAACAATCCCGATGGTGGTGATGTCGGTAGCAATCCCTTGGGTTTTGCAATAAATGGCAATAAGTTAGTTGCAGTTGATGCAGGTGCAAACAACTTCCTAAGTGTGAATGCTGATGGCAGTAATTTGCAGGCGATAGTTGCGTTTCCCCAAGACATATTAGCTAATCCCGTCTTTCCACCCTCCGGTACACCATCCAATGAACCAGCACAGGTTCCATCTCAAGGTGAAGTGGTGCAATCGCAATTTGCAACTCAACCAGTACCCTCAAGTGTGGCAAAAGGCCCTGACGGCGCTTATTATGTCAGCCAATTTACAGGTTTTCCCTTCCCAGAAGGTGGGGCAAAAATCTATAAAGTCGGTGCTGATGGTAAGCCAACAGTATATGCCGATGGTTTTACCCAACTCACAGACTTGGAATTTGATACTGAGGGCAATTTGTATGCTTTACAGTATGCCAATCAGTCAGCTTGGAAGGGTGATTTTGATGGTTCTGTCATCAAAATAGCTGCCGATGGGACACGCACAACTCTTTTAAGCGGGAATGGATTAGAGTCGCCTAGCGCCTTGACTATTGGTGCTGATGGTGCAGTATACGTCACAAACCGAGGCGATCGCCCTGGACTTGGGCAAGTTCTCAGAATTGAAAATGTCAAATCTGTACCTGAACCGAGTTCTGCTTTAGGCATATTAGTGATCGCTGCCTTTGGCGTTGGTTGCTTGCACAAAAAGAGGAGCTACTAA
- a CDS encoding ScyD/ScyE family protein: MKLKSFALTSLTFCFAAICGTPSVQAATLTTIVDGISNARAVSFGPDGSLYVAEPGIGGNGNCQPSPSTLFQPICAGNSGSLVKVASDGTKQRLFNNFESIAEQPSGNQGAGIQDVQFDSQGNAYLLTGFAGYPGNRDLESLNLGAKFPIPDQQLITFPPSTPDKVLNTPLLAQLFKADLNSGKLESIFDFGKYEITNNPDGGDVVTNPFDLTVSGDTAYVVDGGGNTAYKVKLDGSESEAIAIPKKVLSASKLPPLPPGQELPPGLIDILPGGNIAIQSVPTGGTIGPDGALYVAEYSGFPYPENESRIFRIGEDGNPEVFLDGFTQITDLTFDEQGNLLVLQFGDESQLKGDLRFLPGSLIKVAPDLTRTTLVAAGEGLESSAGIDIGPDGQIYITKRGVGPELGSVVRVDGIVTERVPEPTSILGLLALASVGATGAIAKRKRQHKLGELLPKAEIV, translated from the coding sequence ATGAAACTCAAGTCATTTGCTCTTACATCTCTTACATTTTGTTTTGCTGCTATTTGTGGAACGCCATCTGTACAAGCTGCAACGCTAACGACAATTGTCGATGGAATCAGTAATGCACGGGCTGTTAGCTTTGGCCCTGACGGTAGTCTCTACGTAGCAGAGCCAGGTATCGGAGGAAACGGAAATTGCCAACCATCTCCGAGTACCTTGTTTCAGCCTATCTGTGCTGGTAATAGTGGTTCCCTGGTCAAAGTTGCATCAGATGGCACCAAACAGCGTCTATTCAATAACTTTGAATCTATAGCAGAGCAACCCAGCGGCAACCAAGGTGCTGGTATTCAAGACGTACAATTCGACTCTCAGGGGAATGCTTATCTTCTAACTGGGTTTGCTGGTTATCCAGGAAATCGTGATCTAGAATCACTTAACCTTGGTGCTAAGTTCCCGATCCCAGACCAGCAACTTATTACTTTCCCCCCATCTACACCCGATAAAGTACTGAATACCCCGCTTTTAGCACAACTTTTCAAAGCTGACTTGAATAGCGGAAAGCTAGAAAGTATTTTCGACTTCGGCAAGTATGAAATCACTAATAACCCAGACGGTGGGGATGTAGTTACCAATCCCTTTGATTTGACAGTTAGTGGTGATACTGCTTATGTCGTTGACGGGGGTGGAAACACCGCCTACAAAGTCAAACTTGACGGAAGTGAGTCTGAGGCAATTGCAATTCCCAAGAAAGTCCTTAGTGCCTCAAAATTGCCACCTTTACCACCAGGGCAAGAACTGCCTCCAGGGTTAATAGACATACTTCCAGGAGGAAACATCGCAATTCAATCAGTACCTACAGGTGGCACGATTGGCCCAGATGGAGCCTTGTACGTTGCCGAATATTCAGGTTTTCCATATCCAGAAAATGAATCGCGGATCTTCCGCATCGGCGAAGATGGGAACCCAGAGGTTTTTCTGGATGGGTTTACGCAAATCACTGACCTAACTTTTGATGAGCAAGGTAATTTGCTGGTGTTACAGTTTGGCGACGAGTCTCAGTTGAAGGGTGACTTGCGGTTCCTTCCTGGTTCTCTGATTAAAGTTGCTCCCGATCTAACTCGTACAACCCTGGTTGCTGCCGGTGAAGGACTGGAATCGTCTGCTGGAATCGATATTGGCCCTGATGGGCAAATATACATCACCAAACGCGGTGTTGGCCCAGAACTAGGGTCGGTTGTTCGGGTGGATGGTATCGTTACAGAAAGAGTCCCCGAACCTACTTCAATACTTGGCTTATTAGCACTTGCTAGTGTAGGCGCAACTGGTGCGATCGCCAAGCGCAAACGCCAACACAAGTTGGGTGAATTGCTACCCAAAGCAGAGATAGTCTAA